The genomic window TAGCTCCCGAATGCTCACTGCGCGCAGGTCGTCGTCCGAAAGGTTGCATTCCCGCCGCAACGCGACACGATTGGCACCAAGAAAAGGGGGCCGCACTTTGCCGAACGATCCACGCCTGCTCACACGCCGCACCACGCTCGGCCTGCTGGCGGCGAGTGCCCTTGCCCCGGCCCCGGCCTTTGCGCAGGCGGACCAGGGCGCCAGGCTGCGGGCCTTGCTGGACCGCAGCGCAGCGGCGGAGGCGGCGCTCGACCCGTTGCGCGCGGCCCGCAACGGTACCACAAGCGGCGCGCTGTTCGTTGATCCGCTAAGTGACGCTTACGAGGCGCAACTGCGCGCCGACAAGCAGCGCGACGCCGCCCAACTCGCCACCATCGATCGGACCGCGCTCGGCCCGGTGGACCGGATCGCCTATGACGTATTTGCCTACAAGACGCGGCAGATGCTCGACCTCATCACCACCGGGCTGTTTGCCGTGCAGCGCATGGCGCCGCTCAACCCGTCCTTCGGGTTGCACGTCGAATTCCCTGACTTCCTCGCCGGCGCCAAATACGAGAGCGCTGCCGACTATGACGACACGCTGGCCCGGTTCGATGGCTTTGTCGGCTATATGAACAGCAACGTCGCGCGATTGAAGCAGGGCCTCGCTGCTGGGCAGGTGCAGCCGAAGATCATCGTCACCAACGTGCTGGCGCAGGTCGACGCCATGCTTGCGCTGCCGATCGAGCGAAGCCCGTTCTGGACCGGCATTACACGCCTGCCCGACACGATGCCGGCCGCCGAACGCACCCGCATCACCAATGCCTTTCGCCAGGCGATCGGGGACAAGGTGTATCCCGCCTATCGCCACTGGGCGACCTACCTGCGCGACACCTATCTGCCCCGCGCGCTCGAAGCGCCCGGCCGCAGCGCGATGAAGGACGGCGCGCGGCTCTACGCCTGGGAGCTACAGCGCCATACGACGACCAGGCGCAGTGCCGACGACATTCACACGCTTGGCCTCTCCGAAGTCGCGCGCATCCGCGCCGAGATGGAGAAGGTCCGCGCGAAAGTTGGTTTCACAGGCGATCTCAAAGCGTTCTTCGAGCACATTCGCACCGACCCTCAATATTATTACAAGACACCCGACGAACTGCTCGCCCGCTTCAAGGCGATCGAGGCGAAGATCTGGCCCGGCATTCCAAGGCTGTTCCACGATCGCCCCAAGGCGCCGTTCGAGGTTCGCCCGCTGCCGGCGCTCGGCGACCAGCGCGGCACCGGCTATTACCGGCCCGGTCCGCCCGACGGCGTCTCGCCGGGCGTGCTCTATTTCAACATGTCGATGCTGAACACGCGGCCGATTCCCACGCTGGAAACGCTGACGCTGCACGAGGGCATTCCCGGCCACCATTTCCAGCTCACGCTCGCGATCGAGAATGCGGCGCTGCCGCCGCTGCTGCGGCACGGCCAGGCCACCGCTTATACCGAAGGCTGGGGGCTGTATTCAGAATCGCTCGGGCCGGAACTCGGCATGTTCGGCGATCCGATGCAATTGTTCGGGCACCTCGACATGGAAATGCTGCGCGCCGTGCGGCTGGTGGTCGACACCGGCCTCCACGCCAAGAGCTGGGGCCGGCAACAGGCGATCGACTACATGCTCGACAACACCTCCATGGCGCCGCGCGACGTGGCGGTCGAGATCGACCGCTACATCGCCTATCCGGGCCAGGCCTGTGCGTACAAGATCGGCGAACTCAAGTTCCGCGAGTTGCGCGAAGCCGCGACCGCGAAGCTCGGGGCGAAGTTCGACGTGCGCGATTATCACCGGCAGGTGCTGAACACCGGCGCGCTGCCGATGGACGTGCTTGACGCCAAGATCCGCGGCTGGATCGCTGCCGGCGGCGGCCCGGCGTGACCGCCCGAAAGATCGCCCGAAAGGTCGCACGCCCGCACCGCTGGCTGCTGCTGATCCCGTTCCTCTGGCAGGTCGGCTGCATCCCGCTCGTCAATGACGTCGCATGGCGCCCCTTTTCGCTGCCCTTCCCGATGGTCTGGCAGATGGCGGGGATCATCGTCACCTCGATCGTGATCGCCACGGTCTTCGCGATCGACCGCAAGAACCCCGAGTTCGCACAGGATGACGCGGCATGATCCTCGCCCTCACCCTTGCCGTCGTCCTCGGCACCATGGCCGGCGCATTGCTGTCCGCGCGGCGGCAGGCGAAGGCGCGCACACTCACCGAATGGGCCGTCGGCGGGCGCAAGTTCGGCGTGCTGATCTTCTGGTTCCTTAACGCCGGGGAGATCTACACCACCTTTGCCGTGCTCGGCATTTCAGGTTTCGCCTGGGCCTATGGTGCGCCCGCCTATCTGGCGCTCACCTCCGTCTCGCTGTCCGCCACGATCGGCTATTGGCTGATGCCGCTGATCTGGAACGCCGGGCGGAGGCACGGCCTGGTGACTCAGGCCGATTTCTTCGCCGCGCATTATCGTGCGACCTGGCTCGGCGTCGTTGTCGGCCTAGCGGGGATCGCGGCGCTGATCGTCTATGTCCAGATCCAGATCGTCGCGCTCAGCCTCATCGTCCGCATGACGCTTGGGCCCGAGGTATCGCCCGCGCTGTCCGCGATCATCGCCGCCGTCTTCATGCTCGGCTTCGTCTTCTTCGCCGGCCTGCGCTCCGCCGCCTTTGCTGCCGGGGTGAAGGACGTGCTGATGGTGCTGATCGTCATCGGCCTGTGCGCGAGCGTGGCAAGCAAGGTCGGCGCGGCCTCGATGCTGGATGTCTACCGCCTCGCGCAGGACAGCTTTCCCGGCATCGGCAGACTGCCGGGGCTGCAGCCGGGCGCGGCGCTGAGCCAGGTGTGGCTGATGACCTCCGCGCTCAATGTCGCGCTCGGCAACTGGATCCTGCCGCATCTGTTCCAATTGTGCTTTTCGGCCGGCAGCGAGGCGACGATCCGCCGTAACGCCATCTGGCAGCCGATCTATTCGCTATCCTATTTCTTCATCATCCTGCTCGGCTTCGCGGCATTGCTCGCGGGAACGCAGCCGGCGGGCGGCGACACCAATGCAGTGCTGCTGCAATTCGTCGCCGATCGCTATCCGGCCTGGGTGGTGGGCATCTTCGCCGGCACCGCCTGCCTGCTGGCGCTGGTGCCGGGATCGGTGCTGTTGCTGACGGCCGGGTCGATCTTCAGCCGCAACGTGCTGCTGCCGCTCCGGCCGGCTCTGTCGGAGCGCGCGACCCTGCTCGCCTCGCGGCTGTCGATGATCGGTTTTGCCGCCGCGGCGGTGTATCTGACGCTCGGCGGCTCCAAGTCGCTCGTCGAGATCGGCCTGTCCGCTTATGCCGCGATCGGCATGCTCGCGCCGGGCGTGTACGCCGCGTTCCTGTGGCCGCGCGCGAATGCCAGAGGCGTGTTCCTCGGCATCGTGGCGGGCTATTGCGCGCTTCTGCTTCCGCAGGCGCAGGAGCTATGGAAGGCATTGCTGCCCGGATGGGAGCCGGGGCTGATCGCGATGGCGGTCAACGCCGCGGTGATGGTGGCGGCGTGCCTCGCGCTGCCGGAGCGGCGAGCCAGGGCATTGGTCACTACTTAACCGCTTCTCCTCGTCATGCCGGCCGCAGTGCCGGCATCCACCGGGCCGCATATCCTCATGCGGGCGGTTTGCGAGCGGGTGGATGCCGGGACAAGCCCGGCATGACGGGTAAATTTTGGTTTCAGCTACAACCCGTTGCCCTAGCCTGTCGAAGGGCGTGCCACCGGCGACACCGCTCGGGGCACGTGCTTCGACAGGCTCAGCATGAGGGGGAGAGGGCGAGTCCCTCCGCCCTTCCCGCCTCAGCTCCAGCTCCAGCTCTTCAGCTTCGCCTCGATCACCGCCAATAGCCGCGCCGGCGCCCCGTCGAGCTGTCGCCCGAGCCGATGGATCAGGCTGACCGTGCTATGCTCGATCGCATCGTCGATCAGCGGCCGGGCGACCAGCGACCCCTCCTCCAGCTCGGCGATGGCGGAAATGCGCGGCAGCACCGTTACCGCTCGCCCGCCCTTGGCGATTTCGCGCATCATCGCGATCGATGTCGTCACCAGCCGCGGCTCCAGGCACACCTGCGCGCGCTTCTGCGCATCGTTCAGCGTCGCGCGAATGCGGAAGCCGCCCGGCGGCAGGCACATTTCGAACGTGGCCAGATCGGCGACGGTCAACGCCTCCATCGCCGCTGCCGGAT from Sphingomonas sp. OV641 includes these protein-coding regions:
- a CDS encoding sodium:solute symporter; this translates as MILALTLAVVLGTMAGALLSARRQAKARTLTEWAVGGRKFGVLIFWFLNAGEIYTTFAVLGISGFAWAYGAPAYLALTSVSLSATIGYWLMPLIWNAGRRHGLVTQADFFAAHYRATWLGVVVGLAGIAALIVYVQIQIVALSLIVRMTLGPEVSPALSAIIAAVFMLGFVFFAGLRSAAFAAGVKDVLMVLIVIGLCASVASKVGAASMLDVYRLAQDSFPGIGRLPGLQPGAALSQVWLMTSALNVALGNWILPHLFQLCFSAGSEATIRRNAIWQPIYSLSYFFIILLGFAALLAGTQPAGGDTNAVLLQFVADRYPAWVVGIFAGTACLLALVPGSVLLLTAGSIFSRNVLLPLRPALSERATLLASRLSMIGFAAAAVYLTLGGSKSLVEIGLSAYAAIGMLAPGVYAAFLWPRANARGVFLGIVAGYCALLLPQAQELWKALLPGWEPGLIAMAVNAAVMVAACLALPERRARALVTT
- a CDS encoding DUF3311 domain-containing protein, yielding MTARKIARKVARPHRWLLLIPFLWQVGCIPLVNDVAWRPFSLPFPMVWQMAGIIVTSIVIATVFAIDRKNPEFAQDDAA
- a CDS encoding DUF885 family protein gives rise to the protein MPNDPRLLTRRTTLGLLAASALAPAPAFAQADQGARLRALLDRSAAAEAALDPLRAARNGTTSGALFVDPLSDAYEAQLRADKQRDAAQLATIDRTALGPVDRIAYDVFAYKTRQMLDLITTGLFAVQRMAPLNPSFGLHVEFPDFLAGAKYESAADYDDTLARFDGFVGYMNSNVARLKQGLAAGQVQPKIIVTNVLAQVDAMLALPIERSPFWTGITRLPDTMPAAERTRITNAFRQAIGDKVYPAYRHWATYLRDTYLPRALEAPGRSAMKDGARLYAWELQRHTTTRRSADDIHTLGLSEVARIRAEMEKVRAKVGFTGDLKAFFEHIRTDPQYYYKTPDELLARFKAIEAKIWPGIPRLFHDRPKAPFEVRPLPALGDQRGTGYYRPGPPDGVSPGVLYFNMSMLNTRPIPTLETLTLHEGIPGHHFQLTLAIENAALPPLLRHGQATAYTEGWGLYSESLGPELGMFGDPMQLFGHLDMEMLRAVRLVVDTGLHAKSWGRQQAIDYMLDNTSMAPRDVAVEIDRYIAYPGQACAYKIGELKFRELREAATAKLGAKFDVRDYHRQVLNTGALPMDVLDAKIRGWIAAGGGPA